Proteins from one Xenopus tropicalis strain Nigerian chromosome 1, UCB_Xtro_10.0, whole genome shotgun sequence genomic window:
- the cdkn2b gene encoding cyclin-dependent kinase 4 inhibitor B — MAFNANTLCSACARGDVDLARQMLQSGIPVNATNSHGRTPIQVMMMGSPKMAQLLLDHGADPKLPDPCTGACPVHDAAREGFLDTLLVLLNNGASLYEPRDNFGQRPIDLAPPHLRAQLLLLGYN, encoded by the exons ATGGCTTTCAATGCCAATACACTGTGTAGTGCTTGTGCTCGAGGAGATGTGGACCTGGCAAGACAGATGCTTCAGAGCGGCATCCCTGTAAATGCCACAAACTCCCATGGAAGGACCCCAATCCAG GTCATGATGATGGGGAGTCCTAAAATGGCTCAATTGCTGCTAGATCACGGTGCTGACCCAAAACTTCCTGACCCCTGTActggagcatgcccagttcatgATGCAGCCCGTGAAGGCTTTTTGGACACTCTGCTAGTGCTGCTCAATAATGGGGCAAGTCTCTACGAACCACGTGACAACTTTGGTCAGAGACCCATAGACCTGGCTCCACCACACCTGAGAGCACAATTACTGCTGCTAGGATATAACTGA